Proteins found in one Primulina eburnea isolate SZY01 chromosome 16, ASM2296580v1, whole genome shotgun sequence genomic segment:
- the LOC140816178 gene encoding PR5-like receptor kinase isoform X4 yields the protein MAFPNLFVFFFVFYALLLNFSDANNCPKSFPCSELGILEYPLTGLERPDCGLIGVACNTSVPMFKIGDKGPFYDVLDNISANKYFVRDLSLRYNLARSSCFSFSSLPLYISPHISFVISPNLTLFTCDKPFYDRSVEEHFKDYKNYSQCSGFDVYYRNPEDGNPTSGADLPLRCRSIQMPVWNRSLNWSDGLFKLLAYEFDLEWHVEQTKGNKKKMKIIIAAGASVAAVTVAASFVLVVFFRKKLLKSHAFQKTYAKNQVDIELFLKNHGTLAPKMYKYSYLKKITNSFSENLGKGGYGIVYKGKLEDGRLVAVKILSESKGNGEEFMNEVSSISRTSHVNVVALLGFCFDGSKRALIYEFMPNGSLEKFIPNTSSSALNSTLGVDKLFEIVVGIARGLEYLHQGCNTRILHFDIKPHNILLDKDFKPKISDFGLSKLCPNRSSIVLMQEARGTVGYIAPEVFCRNFGEVSHKSDVYSYGMMVLEMVVGRQQHSIDHQGERSTEIYFSDWIYKNLEQNTIEKCVVGSDISQEDEGNTVKRRLIIIGLWCIQTDPKNRPSIIGVIEMLEAKLESLQLPPRPNLSSSPRLPFVYSSSESKSLL from the exons ATGGCCTTTCCCAATTTATTCGTGTTCTTCTTCGTATTCTATGCTCTGCTTCTCAACTTTTCCGATGCCAACAACTGCCCCAAATCCTTCCCTTGTTCAGAACTTGGGATCCTGGAGTATCCCCTCACCGGGCTCGAACGCCCCGACTGCGGGTTAATCGGGGTTGCTTGTAATACTTCGGTACCAATGTTTAAGATTGGGGATAAAGGGCCGTTCTACGATGTTTTGGATAATATTTCcgcaaataaatattttgttcgaGACCTATCCCTTCGGTATAATTTGGCTCGCAGTAGTTGTTTTTCTTTCAGCAGTCTTCCTCTCTATATTTCTCCCCATATTTCATTCGTAATATCCCCAAATCTCACCCTCTTCACATGTGACAAGCCTTTCTATGATAGGAGTGTGGAAGAGCATTTCAAAGATTACAAAAATTACTCGCAATGTTCAGGCTTTGATGTATATTATAGAAACCCAGAGGATGGAAATCCTACTAGTGGGGCTGATCTCCCTTTACGATGTCGTTCGATTCAAATGCCTGTGTGGAATCGTTCTTTGAATTGGAGTGATGGCTTGTTCAAACTGCTTGCTTATGAATTTGATCTCGAGTGGCATGTTGAACAAACTAAAG GAAACAAAAAGAAGATGAAAATAATAATAGCCGCAG GTGCAAGTGTGGCTGCTGTAACAGTAGCAGCTTCTTTCGTACTCGTTGTCTTCTTCAGGAAAAAATTGCTAAAATCACATGCCTTTCAAAAGACGTATGCAAAAAACCAAGTGGACATTGAACTTTTCTTGAAGAATCATGGCACTCTTGCACCCAAAATGTACAAATATTCATATCTCAAGAAAATAACCAATTCATTTTCCGAGAATTTAGGTAAAGGAGGGTATGGTATCGTCTACAAGGGTAAACTAGAAGATGGACGTCTCGTGGCTGTTAAAATCTTGAGTGAATCAAAAGGAAATGGAGAAGAGTTTATGAATGAGGTATCCAGTATTAGTAGAACTTCCCACGTCAACGTTGTTGCTCTCCTGGGATTTTGCTTTGACGGTTCGAAAAGAGCTTTGATTTACGAATTCATGCCCAATGGCTCACTCGAGAAGTTCATACCCAATACTTCTTCTTCAGCACTAAATTCTACGTTAGGAGTGGATAAATTGTTTGAAATTGTAGTTGGGATTGCTCGAGGACTAGAATACTTGCATCAAGGCTGCAACACACGCATTTTGCATTTCGACATAAAGCCTCACAATATTCTTCTTGATAAGGATTTTAAGCCAAAGATTTCGGATTTCGGCCTATCAAAACTGTGCCCCAACAGATCAAGCATTGTGTTAATGCAAGAGGCAAGAGGGACTGTGGGATATATTGCTCCAGAAGTATTTTGCAGGAATTTTGGCGAAGTCTCTCACAAATCCGATGTTTATAGCTATGGCATGATGGTTCTGGAAATGGTGGTTGGGAGGCAACAGCACAGCATTGATCATCAAGGTGAACGCTCGACTGAAATCTatttttcagattggatatacAAGAATTTGGAACAAAATACAATTGAAAAATGTGTCGTTGGCAGCGATATTTCGCAAGAAGATGAAGGAAACACTGTGAAGAGAAGGCTGATAATAATTGGATTGTGGTGCATACAGACTGATCCCAAGAATAGGCCATCGATTATTGGTGTGATTGAGATGTTGGAAGCAAAACTTGAATCCTTGCAACTTCCACCAAGACCAAACTTGTCTTCTTCCCCAAGATTACCGTTTGTATATTCAAGTTCAGAATCGAAATCTCTATTATAA
- the LOC140816178 gene encoding PR5-like receptor kinase isoform X3 produces MAFPNLFVFFFVFYALLLNFSDANNCPKSFPCSELGILEYPLTGLERPDCGLIGVACNTSVPMFKIGDKGPFYDVLDNISANKYFVRDLSLRYNLARSSCFSFSSLPLYISPHISFVISPNLTLFTCDKPFYDRSVEEHFKDYKNYSQCSGFDVYYRNPEDGNPTSGADLPLRCRSIQMPVWNRSLNWSDGLFKLLAYEFDLEWHVEQTKDLVAGNKKKMKIIIAAGASVAAVTVAASFVLVVFFRKKLLKSHAFQKTYAKNQVDIELFLKNHGTLAPKMYKYSYLKKITNSFSENLGKGGYGIVYKGKLEDGRLVAVKILSESKGNGEEFMNEVSSISRTSHVNVVALLGFCFDGSKRALIYEFMPNGSLEKFIPNTSSSALNSTLGVDKLFEIVVGIARGLEYLHQGCNTRILHFDIKPHNILLDKDFKPKISDFGLSKLCPNRSSIVLMQEARGTVGYIAPEVFCRNFGEVSHKSDVYSYGMMVLEMVVGRQQHSIDHQGERSTEIYFSDWIYKNLEQNTIEKCVVGSDISQEDEGNTVKRRLIIIGLWCIQTDPKNRPSIIGVIEMLEAKLESLQLPPRPNLSSSPRLPFVYSSSESKSLL; encoded by the exons ATGGCCTTTCCCAATTTATTCGTGTTCTTCTTCGTATTCTATGCTCTGCTTCTCAACTTTTCCGATGCCAACAACTGCCCCAAATCCTTCCCTTGTTCAGAACTTGGGATCCTGGAGTATCCCCTCACCGGGCTCGAACGCCCCGACTGCGGGTTAATCGGGGTTGCTTGTAATACTTCGGTACCAATGTTTAAGATTGGGGATAAAGGGCCGTTCTACGATGTTTTGGATAATATTTCcgcaaataaatattttgttcgaGACCTATCCCTTCGGTATAATTTGGCTCGCAGTAGTTGTTTTTCTTTCAGCAGTCTTCCTCTCTATATTTCTCCCCATATTTCATTCGTAATATCCCCAAATCTCACCCTCTTCACATGTGACAAGCCTTTCTATGATAGGAGTGTGGAAGAGCATTTCAAAGATTACAAAAATTACTCGCAATGTTCAGGCTTTGATGTATATTATAGAAACCCAGAGGATGGAAATCCTACTAGTGGGGCTGATCTCCCTTTACGATGTCGTTCGATTCAAATGCCTGTGTGGAATCGTTCTTTGAATTGGAGTGATGGCTTGTTCAAACTGCTTGCTTATGAATTTGATCTCGAGTGGCATGTTGAACAAACTAAAG ATTTGGTTGCAGGAAACAAAAAGAAGATGAAAATAATAATAGCCGCAG GTGCAAGTGTGGCTGCTGTAACAGTAGCAGCTTCTTTCGTACTCGTTGTCTTCTTCAGGAAAAAATTGCTAAAATCACATGCCTTTCAAAAGACGTATGCAAAAAACCAAGTGGACATTGAACTTTTCTTGAAGAATCATGGCACTCTTGCACCCAAAATGTACAAATATTCATATCTCAAGAAAATAACCAATTCATTTTCCGAGAATTTAGGTAAAGGAGGGTATGGTATCGTCTACAAGGGTAAACTAGAAGATGGACGTCTCGTGGCTGTTAAAATCTTGAGTGAATCAAAAGGAAATGGAGAAGAGTTTATGAATGAGGTATCCAGTATTAGTAGAACTTCCCACGTCAACGTTGTTGCTCTCCTGGGATTTTGCTTTGACGGTTCGAAAAGAGCTTTGATTTACGAATTCATGCCCAATGGCTCACTCGAGAAGTTCATACCCAATACTTCTTCTTCAGCACTAAATTCTACGTTAGGAGTGGATAAATTGTTTGAAATTGTAGTTGGGATTGCTCGAGGACTAGAATACTTGCATCAAGGCTGCAACACACGCATTTTGCATTTCGACATAAAGCCTCACAATATTCTTCTTGATAAGGATTTTAAGCCAAAGATTTCGGATTTCGGCCTATCAAAACTGTGCCCCAACAGATCAAGCATTGTGTTAATGCAAGAGGCAAGAGGGACTGTGGGATATATTGCTCCAGAAGTATTTTGCAGGAATTTTGGCGAAGTCTCTCACAAATCCGATGTTTATAGCTATGGCATGATGGTTCTGGAAATGGTGGTTGGGAGGCAACAGCACAGCATTGATCATCAAGGTGAACGCTCGACTGAAATCTatttttcagattggatatacAAGAATTTGGAACAAAATACAATTGAAAAATGTGTCGTTGGCAGCGATATTTCGCAAGAAGATGAAGGAAACACTGTGAAGAGAAGGCTGATAATAATTGGATTGTGGTGCATACAGACTGATCCCAAGAATAGGCCATCGATTATTGGTGTGATTGAGATGTTGGAAGCAAAACTTGAATCCTTGCAACTTCCACCAAGACCAAACTTGTCTTCTTCCCCAAGATTACCGTTTGTATATTCAAGTTCAGAATCGAAATCTCTATTATAA